The Klebsiella aerogenes KCTC 2190 region GCTGCTGCCCTCCTTCACCTTATGGCCTGCCGGTCAGCCGACCACGGCAGCGGCCACGCCGGCGGCAACAACCGGTGGAACCACAACAGCCGCGGCATCCACCAGCGCTGCCGCCAGCGGCGATATCCCGCCGCAGACCGAACCGCCAACCTCGGCTCACCTCAGCAACTGGCTGAAAACTTTCTATGCTTCTGAACAGAAAAGAAAAACGTCATTCCCCGCTCAGCTTCCGGAGGATGCGCAGCCGTTTGATCTGCTGGTGATCAACATCTGCTCCCTGTCATGGTCGGACATCGAGGCTGCCGGGCTGATGGATCACCCGCTGTGGAAACATTTCGATATTGTCTTCAAAAACTTCAACTCCGCGACCTCCTACAGCGGCCCGGCAGCGGTTCGCCTGCTGCGCGCCAGCTGCGGCCAGCTATCTCATAGCAACCTGTATCAGCCATCGGGCAGCGAGTGCTATCTGTTCGAAAATCTGGCGAAACTGGGCTTTACCCAACAGCTGATGCTGGGGCATAACGGCGTATTCGGCGACTTCCTCAAAGAGGTTCGCTCACTCGGCGGCATGCAAAGTCCATTGATGGATCAGAGCGGTTTGCCGGTTATCCTGCAAGGCTTCGACGGATCGCCTGTTTACGACGACCAGGCGACGCTCGATCGCTGGCTACAGTCTACCGAGAAGCTCAACACGCCGCGTACCGCGACCTTCTACAACACGCTGCCGCTGCACGATGGCAACCATTATCCCGGCCAAAGCAAAACAGCCGACTATAAAGCTCGCGCGCAGAAATTCTTTGATGAGCTGGACGCCTTCTTCACCGAACTGGAAAAATCGGGGCGTAAAGTGATGGTGGTGGTGGTACCGGAACACGGCGCCGCGCTGAAGGGGGATAAGATGCAGGTTTCCGGGCTGCGCGATATCCCAAGCCCATCGATTACCAACGTCCCTGCGGCGGTGAAATTCTTCGGCATGAAGGCGCCGCACCAGGGCGCTGCGGTGGAAATCACTCAGCCTTCCAGCTACCTCGCGGTTTCTGAACTGGTGGTGCGCGCCCTGGACGGCAAGATGTTTACCGAGGATAACGTCAACTGGCAGCAGTACACCGCTAACCTGCCGCAGACCGCGGCGGTATCGGAAAACTCCAACGCTATTGTCATTCAGTATCAAGGCAAACCCTACGTGCAGCTCAACGGCGGCAGTTGGGTGCCATATCCGCAGTAAAGACGAAAAAGGCCGCAGGAGGATTCCTGCGGCCTGTTCGGGCGCAAATTGCCAACGCAGCAGACTCACGCCCGCCGGTCCGTCACTTCTGGTTATGCATCCAGCTGACGATAATGCTGACCACGATGCCAGCAATTATCGGCGCCGCCAGATCGTCCCATAAGATCAGACCCAACTGTGTGAGCGTCATAGAGCCGCCTGTATTGCAATGGCAACCGTTCGCGGCTATCTTTAACTTGTCTGGAGTTAGTGATAGCCCTCGTTCAGTTGCCTGGTTAACACCAGCAACGTGCGAGGGTTTTCTCTTTCCAGCAACTTATCTATGCCGCCGGGGTTCAAGCCCCCGCAACATTGCGCCTCACCGGGCGAACCCAGCTTGGCGTCGATTCTACTGCTCCGTGTTATCGCCTTCACCACGCCCTTTAGCAATCTGCGAGGCGCATTCCAGCAACCAACCACATTCTGCGTGCCGCCAGGAAAAACGAAAAAGGCCGCAGGAGAATTCCTGCGGCCTGTTCGGGCGCAAATTGCCAACGCAGCAGACTCACGCCCGCCGGTCCGTCACTTCTGGTTATGCATCCAGCTGACGATAATACTGACCACAATGCCAGCGATTATCGGCGCCGCCAGATCGTCCCATAAGATCAGACCCAACTGTGTGAGCGTCATAGAGCCGCCTGTATTGCAATGGCAACCGTTCGCGGCTATCTTTAACTTGTCTGGAGTTGTCGATAGCCCTCGTTCAGTTGCCTGGTTAACACCAGCAACGTGCGAGGGTTTTCTCTTTCCAGCAACTTATCTATGCCGCCGGGGTTCAAGCCCCCGCAACATTGCGCCTCACCGGGCGAACCCGGCTTGGCGTCGATTCTACTGCTCCATGTTATCGCCTTCACCACGCCCTTTGGCAATCTGCGAGGCGCATTCCAGCCCTCCCCCGCAGAAATCATCACGCGACAACCCGCCTCCAATCACGCCCGCGCTTTCTCCGGATTCTCATCCTGATCAACGGCAAAGCAGGCCACCAGTTGGCCGCCGTAATCCTTAAGCTGCGGTTGAAGCTGGGTGCATGGGCCAAAGCGTCGGCGGCAACGCGCATTAAAGGCGCAGCCCGGCGGCGGATTCAGCGGGCTCGGCAGTTCGCCGGTCAGCTTGATGCGCTCGCGCCGATCGTCCGGGTTCAGTCGCGGCGTCGCCGACAGCAGCGCCTGAGTATACGGATGACGCGGGTTATTAAAGATCTGATCCTTGGTC contains the following coding sequences:
- a CDS encoding type I toxin-antitoxin system toxin Ldr family protein; amino-acid sequence: MTLTQLGLILWDDLAAPIIAGIVVSIIVSWMHNQK
- a CDS encoding type I toxin-antitoxin system toxin Ldr family protein; amino-acid sequence: MTLTQLGLILWDDLAAPIIAGIVVSIIVSWMHNQK
- the bcsG gene encoding cellulose biosynthesis protein BcsG: MTKAKTTATPLPLWQYWRGLSGWNFYFLVKFALLWAGYLNFHPMLNLVFLAFLLVPIPREKLHRVRHWIAIPLGFALFWHDTWLPGPESIMSQGSQIAGFSADYIWDLITRFINWNMVGAFFVLLVLWLFISQWLRVTVFVSAIMVWLVISPLLPSFTLWPAGQPTTAAATPAATTGGTTTAAASTSAAASGDIPPQTEPPTSAHLSNWLKTFYASEQKRKTSFPAQLPEDAQPFDLLVINICSLSWSDIEAAGLMDHPLWKHFDIVFKNFNSATSYSGPAAVRLLRASCGQLSHSNLYQPSGSECYLFENLAKLGFTQQLMLGHNGVFGDFLKEVRSLGGMQSPLMDQSGLPVILQGFDGSPVYDDQATLDRWLQSTEKLNTPRTATFYNTLPLHDGNHYPGQSKTADYKARAQKFFDELDAFFTELEKSGRKVMVVVVPEHGAALKGDKMQVSGLRDIPSPSITNVPAAVKFFGMKAPHQGAAVEITQPSSYLAVSELVVRALDGKMFTEDNVNWQQYTANLPQTAAVSENSNAIVIQYQGKPYVQLNGGSWVPYPQ